One window of Lytechinus variegatus isolate NC3 chromosome 2, Lvar_3.0, whole genome shotgun sequence genomic DNA carries:
- the LOC121408722 gene encoding lactadherin-like: MVSTRRCKCPNRYRLTLVLLSISQRYSICLFLIIFHLADMNQEESGCPHPLRGSKMGVEDGRIPDSSLTSSSYRIIDGFPLSAQNGRLNGGIDSNRNACWLAADDDQDKWVKIDVGQTSLITGIIVQGRHMEHQWVTSLKVSYSLDDYIWTFVLEPQCKQNVFSANYETNTPVTIVFNQPITARYVRIHPLTWNQDCGFRYEVLGIQD; the protein is encoded by the exons atggtatccactcgtcgatGTAAGTGCCCCAACAGGTATAGGCTTACACTTGTCTTGCTATCGATCTCTCAAAGATATTCCATTTGTTTATTcttaatcatttttcatttagcTGATATGAACCAAGAGGAATCTGGATGTCCACATCCCCTGAGAGGAAGTAAAATGGGAGTGGAAGATGGACGAATCCCAGATTCTAGTCTTACTTCTTCATCGTATCGGATTATCGACGGATTCCCCCTTTCAGCACAAAATGGAAGATTGAACGGCGGAATAGATTCTAATAGGAACGCTTGCTGGCTAGCCGCTGATGACGACCAAGACAAATGGGTGAAG ATAGATGTTGGTCAAACCTCTCTCATAACCGGTATTATTGTACAAGGGCGACACATGGAACATCAATGGGTAACGTCTTTGAAAGTGTCCTATTCCCTGGATGATTATATATGGACATTCGTTTTGGAACCACAATGCAAACAAAAT GTCTTTTCTGCAAACTACGAAACTAACACTCCAGTGACTATTGTGTTCAACCAACCAATAACAGCTCGATATGTCAGAATTCACCCACTCACATGGAACCAAGACTGTGGCTTTAGATATGAAGTCCTTGGTATACAAGATTAG